Below is a window of Leucobacter chromiiresistens DNA.
GCTCTCGCACCCGACAGGCCCCCGCCGTCACCCCGGCAACGTGACCGTCATCAACATCCGCTTGCTTGACCCAACTCCGGACGGACTCGAGCCCGTAACCGAGCTGCGTCGCCACGCGCCGCACCGTCCCGTGATCGGTTCCGAGCTCCGCGCGCAACGTCCTGACCATCCGCACCGAAGACGCCTTCTCCTACGGCGAATACCTACGCCCCGTCGACCCACCAGATCCCTGCTTCGACACCATGACTCCATCCTCGTTTCCAAGCTCAAGAGCCTCCAACAAACTCAGAGCGGTTCACGTGCATCAGACTCATACTTCGGACTTCGGCTCGATGTACTCGCTTCCCAGGAAGCGAAATTACGTGTGTGAGGGGGAAGTGACCGAAGACCTGAGTCAGCGCGATGCGTACTACCGTGGCGAGACGGTTTGATGCCTGCTGCTCATGTTAGGGGCGCGCCCACTTTGGCTCTCCGTCTCTGAGAGGTCTGCTTGGTGCTGCAGCAGATTGCGTTTGTAGCTCATGAAATCACTTGACAGTTTCCTTTCGGTGTTTGTAGTGTCCGTGTCCATCACGGGCAGATCACAAACTTCTCACAAACGGCAACAGGTGAAAGGCCAATAGGTTGGTCCACGTTGGTCGGTGGATCCTGTACGGAGGAAAAAACCAGGTGAAACCGGACTGTAGAGGGAGCGCCAACTGCTCTTGAAAACAAGCACTGGGTAACCCCCAGTCAGGGGTTCAAATCCCCTACCCTCCGCCATCTTCCCGGGCCCGTCGCCGAGCGGCGGGCCCGTTCTGCGGGCTTGCGCGCGAGGCCTGAGGCGCGTGCGCGGCGCATCCGGGCGTCAGGCTCGGGCGTCGTTCATCGCCTCCTGCACCAGGCGCCCGAGTTCCTCCGCGCTCTGAAAGCGCACGCCTTCGCGGTACGCGTCGTCGATCGGAGCGCACGCGCCGCTTCGCTCCCGCTCTTCGGGGGAGATATTCGCCGAGGTGGGCGGCGCGACCGCGTATCGGGAATACACCGAAACCGACTTCGACCCTTTCGTGTATTGCTTCCAGTTCCGGACGCCCGCCCATGCGTAGAGTTCGTCGAGCGTCGGCCGGCTGCGGAGTTCATCCGCGGAGTACACATCGTATGTCGATCGTTCGAGCCCATCGAGAATGGCTTCCCCGAGAACCACCGGGCCCTCGAGGCCGGCCAGCACGATGGGAAAGCCGTCGGAAATCCACGCTCCCGTATGGGGCTGCGAATACGTTTCGATGAACACGCGGCCGTCCGGTCGGAGCATGATCGAGGCGTTGTGGGGGTGTACGGGGAGACTTCCGGCGTCCATGTGACACCTTTCTGCTTTGCTTGGTGAATTGATGCTTCGTGCGATGTCAGGCACGGGCGACCTTCATCGCCTCCTGCACCAGTCGCCCGAGTGCTTCTGCGCTCTCGAAGTGCACGCCTTCGCGGTACGCGTCGTCGATCGGAGCGTACGCGCCGCTTCGCTCCCGCTCCTTGGGGGAGATGTTCGCCGAGGTGGGCGGCCCGACCGCGTATCGGGCGTACACGGAAACGGCCTTCGACCCTTTCGTGTATTGCTTCCAGTTCCGCGCTCCGGCCCATTTCAGCACCTCCCGAACGACCGGATCGTCGCGCGGATCGGGTTCGGGAATGACGCGCCAGGAGGATCGTTCCAGGGCATTGAGAATCGCCGTGCCCAGAGCTTTTGCGTCCTGGATATCGGGAACCACCTCAGGAATGCCGTCCAGAGTCCAGGTGCCTTGTATCGGGCGTGAGTACGGTTCGATGAATACGCGGCCGTCCGGTCGGAGCATGACCACGACATTGTGGGGGGTTACCGGGAGATCTTCAGCGTCCCCTTCCCCCACGCGTGTCGCGGCCCGCTCGATCCCCGAATCGGCGTCATCCGCCGCCGCATCGATGCGCGCGCCCTCCGCGGCGAGGTGCCCGGGTTCGACGTGGATGCGCATGAGGGGAAGCTAACGGAAGGCGGCTCGCATCTCCGGTCCGCTCCCAGTCAGTGGGCCGGAGCGTCTCGGCGCCGGTGCGCTCGCAGGGCGGGACAGGGCCGCGCCGGGCCGGGCCGGCTCGGAACCCCTGACGAGCGGCGCGACGAGGATCGCGCCGGCGCGACGAGGATCGGGCGGCCCGACCGACCGACCACCACCCCATCGACGCGCCGCCGCGCGCGAGACTACGCGCGCACCCGCTGCCGAGCGGCGTACGCCGCCTCGGCGTTGCGCCGGCTCTCGGCGAGCGCTTCGTCGAGGGTGCGACGCTCCGGGCGCCGTTCGAGCATCGCCGCGACCGCGTCGCGCACCTCGGCCGCCGTCGCCTCGTTCGGTGCGAGCGCGACGGCCAGGCCGGCCCGTTCGAGCGCCTCGGCGCCGGCGAACTGGTCGGTGGAGAAGGGGAGCACGACGAGCGGGGCGCCGAACGAGAGCGCCTCGGTCACGCTGTTGTTGCCGCCGTGCGTCACGGCGACGGCGGCGCGTTCGAGCAGCGTCACCTGCGGCAGGAACTCCTGCACGAGCCAGTCGGCGGGAATCTCTCCGAGCGCCGCGCGATCCGACGACCCGTGGGCGATCGCGGCCCGCACGCCGAGCTCGCGCAGGGCATCGGCCACCGTGCGGAGCACGTCGGCGCGCACCGAGAGGAAGCTGCCGAAGCTGACGTACACGAACGGCGTCTCGCCCGCGTCGAGCCAGCGCCGCACCGCGTCGTCGGCCTGCTCGGGGCGCAGCGACGAGCCGATGCAGGTGTGCGGGGGCAGCATCGCGCGGCGCCACTCGGGCACCAGCTGCTCGGGGTAGTTGTAGACGAGGTGGTCGCCGTGCTCCGCGAACGCGTCGGTCGTGGGCGGCGTCGCGGGGTCGAGCTCGGCGAGCGCGCGGTTCCACTCGTCGGTGAACGAGGCGCTGACGCGCGCGCAGAGCGCTCGCAGATCGTCGAGCTGCTCGGCGCTCGGGTCGAAGGCCGCGGGCCACGCCGACGGATACCCGTACAGCTCTCCCGCCTCGGGCAGGGGCAGGGCGGTGGGGTGGCCGAGCACCATGTCGATGTGGTCGATGCCGCCCGCGCGCAGGGCGAGTCGGGCGCTGAACGCGAGGTGATCCACCACGATCTCGTCGGGCTGCACCTCGGCCACGATGTCGAGCACCCGCCGGGCCGTGTCGACCGGGCGCCACATGAGATCGTGCAGTCGGGCCCGCGCCTGGAACGCGAGCGTCTCGACCATGCCCGCGCGCGTCGCGTCGAAGAAGCCGCGCAGCACGTCGTCTTCGCCGCGGGGCTGCTGCTCGGCGCGGATGGTGCCCGGGTTGGAGCCCTTGCCCAGGCTGAGCGGCACCTGCTCGTAGCCGAACGACTCCACGATGTGCGCGGTGGCCGGGCCGGTGGCCACGACGACGCGGTGGCCGTGGCCGCGCCAGACCTGCCCGATCGACGCCAGCGGGTAGAGGTGCGACGCGTAGTCGGGGCTGATGATGAGCAGGGTCATGCGTGCTGATCCGATTCTGTGCTGAGCGGTGCGGTGCGGCGGCGCCCGTGCGCGGCGCGGTAGATGCCGGCGAGGGTGCGGGCCATGGTGTGGATGGAGAACCGTTCGGAGACGAGGGCGCGCGATGCGGCGGCGCGGGCGTCGGGCTCGTCGGCGGCGCGGGCGAGGCCGGTGGCGATCGCGGCACGCAGCTGCCCGACGTCGGAGGTGTCGACGAGCACGCCGGTGCGGCCCGATTCGACGTACGTGGCGGGGCCGCCGCGCAGGGGCGCGATGACGAAGACGCCCGCGGCCATGGCTTCGAGGATCGCCAGCCCGAACTCCTCCTTCATGCTGCCGCAGACGTAGACGCCGTGGGGCGCTGCGAGCCCGGGGATGCCGAAGCGCGCTGCGGCGACCCAGCGCGCCGCCGTCTCGTTGGGGCGGTGGCCGACGAGCAGCAGGCCCTGCGCCGCGCGTTCGGCCGGATCCACGAGGGCGTCGATGCGCGCGATCTGCTCGGCCTCGTCGGCGGAGGGTCGTGCGAGGTTGCCGCCCACGATCAGCAGATTGCAGTGCTCGCGCAGCTCGGGGTCGGCCCACGCCTCGACGATCGACGACATGCCCTTCACGCGGTGCAGCCGCCCCACGCTGATGAGCAGGGGCAGCCCCCGGCGGT
It encodes the following:
- a CDS encoding glycosyltransferase, translated to MTLLIISPDYASHLYPLASIGQVWRGHGHRVVVATGPATAHIVESFGYEQVPLSLGKGSNPGTIRAEQQPRGEDDVLRGFFDATRAGMVETLAFQARARLHDLMWRPVDTARRVLDIVAEVQPDEIVVDHLAFSARLALRAGGIDHIDMVLGHPTALPLPEAGELYGYPSAWPAAFDPSAEQLDDLRALCARVSASFTDEWNRALAELDPATPPTTDAFAEHGDHLVYNYPEQLVPEWRRAMLPPHTCIGSSLRPEQADDAVRRWLDAGETPFVYVSFGSFLSVRADVLRTVADALRELGVRAAIAHGSSDRAALGEIPADWLVQEFLPQVTLLERAAVAVTHGGNNSVTEALSFGAPLVVLPFSTDQFAGAEALERAGLAVALAPNEATAAEVRDAVAAMLERRPERRTLDEALAESRRNAEAAYAARQRVRA